Proteins encoded in a region of the Solanum dulcamara chromosome 9, daSolDulc1.2, whole genome shotgun sequence genome:
- the LOC129902353 gene encoding bidirectional sugar transporter SWEET1-like produces the protein MGHVHVIKILHTTFGIFGNVFGILLFLAPMITFKRIIMKRSTEKFSGVPYLMSLFNCLFSAWYGLPFVSPNNTLLSVLASIGGALEAIYVLIFLIFAPKKEKFKISGILFLVLSIFSIVALISVLTLHGDKRKLLCGLAFAITCIMMFGAPLTVMRLVIKSKSVEYMPFFLSLSIFNSSTSWAIYGLLGKDPFIIVPNAIGSLLACVQLILYAIYRDGKKKLDVEMESSIETRLEKPQNEIQKYMETSQDRI, from the exons ATGGGTCATGTACATGTTATCAAAATTCTTCACACAACCTTCGGAATTTTTG gAAATGTTTTTGGCATATTACTCTTCTTGGCGCCCAT GATTACATTCAAAAGGATTATTATGAAGAGATCAACAGAGAAGTTTTCAGGGGTACCATATCTAATGAGTCTCTTCAACTGCTTGTTTTCAGCTTG GTATGGTCTGCCTTTCGTGTCACCAAACAACACATTGTTATCAGTCCTGGCTTCCATAGGTGGTGCCTTGGAGGCAATTTATGTGTTGATTTTCCTCATATTTGCACCAAAGAAGGAGAAGTTTAAGATATCTGGAATTCTCTTTTTGGTCCTTTCCATTTTCTCAATTGTGGCTTTAATCTCTGTGTTAACACTTCATGGAGATAAAAGGAAGCTCCTTTGTGGCTTAGCTTTTGCCATTACTTGTATTATGATGTTTGGTGCTCCTCTTACTGTAATG AGGTTGGTGATAAAATCTAAAAGTGTGGAGTACATGCCCTTCTTCTTGTCACTATCTATTTTCAACTCAAGTACCTCATGGGCAATCTATGGCTTGCTTGGGAAGGACCCTTTCATTATT GTACCAAATGCAATTGGATCTCTATTAGCATGTGTGCAACTGATTTTGTACGCAATTTATCGCGATGGCAAAAAGAAATTAGATGTCGAAATGGAGAGTTCAATTGAAACAAGACTTGAGAAACCccaaaatgagatacaaaaatatatgGAAACAAGCCAGGATAGAATATGA